The following proteins are encoded in a genomic region of Paenibacillus sp. FSL H3-0469:
- a CDS encoding FGGY-family carbohydrate kinase produces the protein MMHLVTQAIVQGETSLGIEFGSTRIKAVLIDHQFETIASGTYEWENQFSNGYWTYELSEVVQGLQAAYQQLQQAVQQTYGVTLQTVGSIGCSAMMQGYIALDQAGELLVPFRTWRNATTSVAAAELSGIFQFKIPERWSIAHLYQAILNGEEHVARIDYLTTLSGYVHLLLTGRRALGIGDASGMFPIDEATKQYNEEMVKQFTTLTSGRGYSWKLQDILPTVHTAGMNAGNLSEAGARLIDPSGHLQAGIPLCPPEGDAGTGMVATNSVRKRTGNISVGTSVFAMFVLEKNLTAVYPEIDIVTTPEGSPVAMVLANNCSSDLNAWVGLFREFYAAMGLTPDMDQLFSVLLNQALEADADGGGLLSYGYYSGENITGLAEGRPLFVRSPQSRFTLANFMRVHLYSAFAALRLGMDILTGQERVTFDHISAHGGLFRTPQVGQRICAAALNVPVSVLSTAGEGGAWGIAILASYMKHKEPNESLADYLSSKVFCNMEGQEVSPDPTDVEGFALYMERYTGGLPIEQAAAEHLLENRKRGESL, from the coding sequence ATGATGCATTTAGTCACACAGGCGATTGTTCAGGGAGAAACATCGCTTGGGATTGAGTTCGGGTCCACGCGAATTAAGGCGGTGCTGATCGATCACCAGTTCGAAACGATCGCCTCCGGCACCTATGAATGGGAGAATCAATTCAGTAATGGTTACTGGACCTACGAGCTAAGTGAGGTGGTTCAAGGGCTGCAAGCAGCCTACCAGCAATTACAGCAGGCGGTTCAGCAGACCTATGGCGTCACACTGCAAACCGTCGGCTCTATAGGCTGCTCGGCCATGATGCAGGGGTATATTGCGCTGGACCAGGCGGGAGAGCTGCTTGTTCCATTCCGTACCTGGCGCAATGCTACAACAAGCGTTGCTGCTGCGGAGCTAAGCGGAATATTCCAGTTCAAAATTCCGGAGCGCTGGAGTATCGCCCACTTGTATCAGGCTATTTTGAATGGTGAAGAGCATGTGGCCAGAATAGATTATCTTACGACGCTATCGGGTTACGTTCACTTGCTGCTGACGGGCCGCAGGGCTCTCGGGATCGGGGATGCCTCCGGGATGTTCCCCATCGACGAAGCAACAAAGCAGTACAATGAAGAGATGGTGAAGCAGTTCACCACTCTAACTTCCGGCAGGGGTTATTCATGGAAGCTGCAAGATATCCTGCCTACAGTGCATACGGCCGGTATGAATGCCGGAAATCTCAGTGAAGCAGGTGCCCGGCTGATCGACCCGTCAGGCCATTTGCAGGCCGGTATTCCGCTATGCCCGCCGGAGGGCGATGCCGGAACAGGCATGGTAGCGACGAATAGCGTGAGGAAACGTACCGGCAATATTTCTGTAGGGACATCGGTTTTTGCCATGTTTGTACTGGAGAAGAATCTAACAGCGGTCTACCCTGAGATTGATATCGTGACTACTCCGGAAGGCAGCCCGGTCGCTATGGTTCTTGCCAATAACTGCTCCAGCGATCTGAATGCCTGGGTCGGCTTGTTCCGTGAATTCTATGCAGCCATGGGGCTGACGCCCGACATGGATCAGTTATTCAGCGTCCTGCTGAACCAAGCACTGGAAGCGGATGCGGATGGCGGCGGCTTGCTGAGCTATGGCTACTATTCAGGCGAGAACATCACCGGACTTGCTGAGGGGCGTCCGCTGTTCGTCCGCTCTCCGCAGAGCCGCTTCACTCTGGCTAATTTCATGAGAGTTCATCTGTATAGCGCCTTTGCTGCGTTAAGACTAGGAATGGATATTTTGACCGGGCAGGAACGGGTAACGTTTGACCATATTTCAGCGCACGGCGGATTGTTCCGCACCCCGCAGGTCGGACAGCGGATCTGTGCCGCTGCACTGAATGTTCCGGTCTCAGTCCTGTCAACGGCCGGTGAAGGCGGCGCATGGGGAATAGCCATTCTGGCCTCTTATATGAAGCATAAGGAGCCGAACGAGAGCCTGGCGGATTACTTGAGCTCTAAGGTATTCTGTAACATGGAAGGACAGGAGGTATCGCCTGACCCTACTGATGTGGAGGGCTTTGCCCTCTATATGGAGCGTTACACCGGGGGGCTGCCCATCGAGCAGGCGGCGGCAGAGCATTTACTGGAGAACCGGAAGAGAGGAGAATCTCTATGA
- a CDS encoding carbohydrate ABC transporter permease, whose protein sequence is MIQTRGERAFTVFSAVVMILLTVFAFLPFLLIVIASFTEETALIRNGYSFFPEHTSLEAYRYIKSSAYIFIRAYGVSFLVTILGTAIGLLITSMLAYPMSRSDFKYHNTLAFVVFFTMLFSGGIVPSYIMWTQYFHIKNTLWALILPNLLANGFNVLLVRNYFKNNVPLEIIEAAQIDGASELRTFFRIMLPLSMPVMATVGMFMGLAYWNDWINALYFVSKPQLYGIQNLLMQLMSNIQFLNSGQAGSVLGADTVSLPSTAVRMAMAVLGIVPVLFVLPFMQKYLTRGVVIGAVKG, encoded by the coding sequence ATGATCCAAACAAGAGGAGAACGGGCGTTTACGGTATTTTCTGCGGTCGTGATGATCCTGCTGACGGTTTTTGCTTTTTTACCCTTCCTGCTGATTGTGATTGCTTCGTTCACGGAGGAGACGGCCCTGATCCGCAACGGCTACAGCTTCTTCCCGGAGCATACCAGCCTGGAGGCGTACCGGTACATTAAGTCCTCGGCGTACATTTTCATCAGAGCCTACGGGGTATCCTTTCTGGTGACGATCCTGGGAACCGCCATCGGACTGCTTATAACAAGCATGCTGGCTTACCCGATGTCGCGGTCTGATTTCAAATATCATAATACGCTGGCCTTTGTCGTGTTCTTCACGATGCTGTTCAGCGGGGGGATTGTGCCTTCGTACATCATGTGGACCCAGTATTTCCATATCAAAAACACGCTATGGGCGCTGATCCTGCCCAATCTGCTGGCGAACGGGTTCAACGTCCTGCTGGTCCGTAACTACTTCAAGAATAATGTGCCGCTGGAGATTATCGAAGCCGCACAGATCGATGGTGCCTCGGAGCTGCGGACCTTCTTCCGCATCATGCTTCCGCTGTCCATGCCGGTCATGGCAACGGTCGGGATGTTCATGGGCCTGGCCTATTGGAATGACTGGATCAATGCGTTATATTTTGTATCTAAGCCGCAATTGTACGGTATTCAGAATCTGCTGATGCAGCTCATGAGCAACATCCAGTTCCTCAATTCCGGCCAGGCCGGGAGTGTGCTCGGAGCCGACACGGTCTCTCTGCCAAGTACAGCGGTGCGGATGGCGATGGCGGTGCTTGGTATTGTGCCGGTGCTGTTCGTCCTGCCGTTCATGCAGAAATATCTGACCCGTGGCGTAGTAATCGGTGCTGTCAAAGGTTAA
- a CDS encoding Nif3-like dinuclear metal center hexameric protein produces the protein MKVHEVIDRILLDCCGGRRLEQTCDVLASGSEDMEVTGIVTTFMATVGVIKEAIAARANLIITHEPTYFTGKDTLDWLQQDPVYLAKKRLIEEHGITIWRFHDHMHLADTDRIYDGLLKELDWADKKLDDKDAWGYLIEETTVGELAGFLKERLGMKVIQIVGDPAAACSRIGILVGGGSLGLGREQMPMELMQEKNLDVMVCGDITEWTLCAYINDAAMLGMNKAMIVIGHERSEEWGMKYMAEWLAPLVDGVPVTFVDAKEPFVYL, from the coding sequence ATGAAAGTGCATGAGGTGATTGACCGGATTCTGCTCGATTGCTGCGGGGGACGGAGGCTGGAGCAGACCTGTGATGTGCTGGCGAGCGGCAGTGAAGACATGGAGGTCACAGGGATTGTCACAACGTTTATGGCGACGGTGGGGGTTATCAAGGAAGCCATTGCGGCTCGCGCCAACCTGATTATCACCCACGAGCCGACCTACTTTACCGGCAAAGATACACTGGACTGGCTGCAGCAGGACCCGGTATATCTGGCGAAAAAAAGGCTGATCGAGGAGCACGGCATTACGATCTGGCGCTTCCATGACCATATGCATCTGGCAGATACGGACCGGATCTATGACGGACTGCTGAAAGAGCTGGATTGGGCGGACAAGAAGTTGGACGATAAGGACGCCTGGGGGTATCTGATCGAGGAGACGACGGTCGGCGAGCTGGCAGGCTTCCTGAAGGAACGTCTGGGGATGAAGGTGATCCAGATCGTCGGCGATCCGGCAGCGGCCTGCTCCCGTATTGGCATTCTTGTCGGCGGCGGCAGTCTAGGCCTGGGCCGGGAGCAGATGCCGATGGAGCTGATGCAGGAGAAGAATCTGGATGTGATGGTCTGCGGCGACATTACGGAGTGGACCTTATGTGCTTACATTAATGATGCGGCCATGCTGGGCATGAACAAGGCGATGATCGTGATCGGTCACGAACGCTCCGAGGAGTGGGGCATGAAGTATATGGCGGAGTGGCTGGCCCCGCTGGTGGACGGGGTTCCGGTTACCTTCGTGGATGCGAAGGAGCCGTTTGTGTATTTGTGA